A genomic window from Pyxicephalus adspersus chromosome 2, UCB_Pads_2.0, whole genome shotgun sequence includes:
- the SELENOO gene encoding protein adenylyltransferase SelO, mitochondrial, with the protein MAPRLSRVLYHLARSAGISPRSRSALPRMDALLSGAVVVMKRAVHSSASPASSLRSLRFDNRALRCLPVEPGDGQDDDAVRSRQVPGACFSPVRPTPVENPKVVALSQPGLALLGVQLGEDEEEEAARYFSGNRLLPGSRPAAHCYCGHQFGNFAGQLGDGAAMYLGEVLNPAGERWEIQLKGAGLTPFSREADGRKVLRSSIREFLCSESMYHLGIPTTRAASCVTSDSTVIRDVFYDGNPKKERCTVVLRIAPTFLRFGSFEIFKPVDEMTGRQGPSVGRDDIRIQMLDYAIGTFYPDIQEKYAGNITERNAEFFREVVGFCGCTLHFICSFKDICLENNEITNFVCVGNWFWTFINYLQTDYWHVSLFCFRQLSILLMLAQSNPQLFALFGSKANIKKELENIEQYEKLQESSTEDLLNNNRDQWKTWLQKYSARLQKEQEHSEDDEIFRAERVKVMNSNNPAHILRNYIAQNAIEAAENGDFTEVKRVLKILENPYETQEVEEIPELAEEEHLEACASTVSMPTNISRLPYSSKPPLWATELCVTUSS; encoded by the exons ATGGCTCCCAGGCTCTCACGTGTCCTCTATCACTTGGCACGGTCGGCTGGGATCTCTCCGCGCAGTAGGAGCGCTCTCCCCCGCATGGACGCGCTGCTATCTGGGGCTGTAGTTGTCATGAAGCGCGCTGTGCACAGCTCCGCCAGCCCGGCCTCCAGTCTACGTTCCCTACGTTTTGATAACCGGGCGCTGCGCTGTTTGCCGGTGGAACCCGGGGACGGCCAGGACGATGACGCAGTGCGGTCCCGCCAGGTACCCGGGGCCTGCTTCTCTCCGGTCCGACCCACTCCGGTAGAGAACCCCAAGGTGGTGGCTCTGTCCCAGCCGGGCCTGGCTCTGCTCGGTGTGCAGCTGGGAGAAgacgaggaggaggaggcggcccGGTACTTCAGTGGTAATCGCCTACTGCCCGGGTCACGGCCCGCCGCCCATTGCTACTGCGGGCACCAGTTCGGGAACTTCGCCGGCCAGCTGGGAGATGGCGCCGCTATGTACCTCGGAGAAGTACTGAACCCTGCCGGGGAGAGGTGGGAGATTCAACTGAAGGGAGCCGGCCTCACCCCTTTCTCCAG AGAAGCGGATGGCAGGAAAGTGTTGCGATCTAGTATAAGAGAGTTCCTGTGCAGTGAATCCATGTATCACCTTGGAATACCAACAACAAGAGCTGCATCGTGTGTCACCTCCGACTCCACTGTGATCAGAGATGTATTTTATGATGGCAACCCTAAGAAAGAAAGGTGCACTGTAGTTCTACGGATTGCTCCCACTTTCCTCAG GTTTGGATCATTTGAAATTTTTAAGCCGGTTGATGAAATGACGGGCCGACAAGGGCCCAGCGTCGGCAGGGATGATATCCGAATTCAGATGCTGGATTATGCTATTGGCACATTCTACCCAGACATTCAGGAGAAGTATGCCGGAAACATCACAGAGAGAAATGCTGAGTTCTTCAGAGAGGTAGTGGGATTTTGTGGTTGTACTTTGCATTtcatctgctcatttaaagacatttgccttgaaaacaatgaaataacaa actttgtttGTGTAGGGAATTGGTTTTGGACCTTTATCAATTATTTGCAAACTGACTACTGGCATGTttccttattttgttttagaCAACTCTCAATCCTGCTgatgttggcacaaagcaatcctcaattgtttgcattatttgggtcaaaagcaaacataaaaaaagagcTGGAAAATATTGAACAATATGAAAAACTTCAAGAGAGCAGCACTGAGGATCTACTGAATAATAATCGAGATCAGTGGAAAACATGGCTTCAGAAATACAG tgCACGCTTGCAAAAAGAACAAGAACATTCTGAAGATGATGAGATTTTCCGTGCAGAACGGGTAAAAGTCATGAATTCCAATAACCCAGCACATATCCTAAGAAATTATATAGCTCAGAATGCCATAGAGGCCGCTGAAAATGGAGACTTTACAGAG GTAAAGCGCGTCCTGAAAATTTTGGAAAATCCTTATGAAACACAGGAGGTGGAGGAGATCCCCGAGCTTGCTGAAGAAGAACATCTGGAAGCTTGTGCTTCTACTGTCAGTATGCCCACAAACATTTCAAGGCTTCCATACAGCAGCAAACCTCCACTTTGGGCTACAGAGCTGTGTGTCACCTGATCCTCATAA
- the TRABD gene encoding traB domain-containing protein, protein MFLTSGNTHIMQEGQPQEVGAQPMAESGLSDDGPAESSESPHISDADAFRILWEMKMKKRRPLPSLPETVTELCTEDGSKVYIVGTAHFSDSSKQDVVKTIQEVQPDVVVVELCQYRVSMLKMDEETLLKEAKEINFEKLHQAIKQVSIDLRPILLDNETKPKDVLQGAPGKTTTPASGEASKVPFCKFHLGDRPIPVTFKRAIAALSFWQKVKLAWGLCSLSDPISEDDVEKCKQKDLLEQMMAEMIGEFPDLHRTIVSERDVYLTYMLKQAAKKTELPRASESNDLFLYILHVHLDK, encoded by the exons at GTTTTTAACTTCTGGAAATACCCATATAATGCAGGAAGGCCAACCACAGGAG GTTGGTGCTCAACCAATGGCAGAATCTGGTCTGTCCGATGATGGACCAGCAGAGTCTTCTGAATCGCCACACATTT cGGATGCTGATGCTTTTAGGATTTTGTGGgagatgaaaatgaaaaaaagacgACCACTTCCATCACTTCCAGAAACAGTTACAGAACTTTGCACAGAAGATGGAAGTAAAGTGTACATTGTAGGCACTGCACATTTTAGTGACAGCAGCAAGCAAGATGTGGTAAAG ACCATTCAGGAAGTGCAGCCTGATGTTGTTGTAGTTGAACTATGCCAGTATAGAGTATCCATGCTAAAGATGGATGAAGAAACCTTATTGAAGGAAGCCAAAGAAATCAATTTTGAAAAGCTTCACCAAGCTATTAAACAGGTATCTATTGATTTGAGACCAATACTCCTGGATAATGAGACAAAACCAAAAGATGTGCTCCAGGGTGCCCCGGGAAAGACCACAACGCCAGCAAGTGGG GAA GCCAGCAAAGTGCCTTTTTGCAAGTTTCACCTTGGAGATAGACCTATTCCTGTAACATTCAAGAGAGCCATTGCTGCACTTTCATTTTGGCAAAAGGTCAAACTTGCCTGGGGATTGTGCTCCTTGTCAGATCCTATAAG tgAAGATGATGTGGAAAAATGTAAACAGAAGGATTTATTGGAACAGATGATGGCAGAAATGATTGGTGAATTTCCTGACCTCCATCGCACCATAGTCTCTGAAAGAGATGTTTACCTAACCTACATGCTGAAGCAAGCAGCTAAAAAAACAGAACTACCTCGTGCCTCTGAGAGTAATGATCTTTTCTTATATATTCTCCATGTGCACCTTGACAAATAG